From the genome of Oncorhynchus clarkii lewisi isolate Uvic-CL-2024 chromosome 11, UVic_Ocla_1.0, whole genome shotgun sequence, one region includes:
- the LOC139420569 gene encoding sex-determining region Y protein-like produces MYFDRIPPHSDLCITKAMFESDEFCGASFQSEQMPETQSLGSVPSSHLSVNSDSSCSSPEPKPLAEPRVRRPLNAFIIWTKEERRRLAKLNPELENKELSKMLGKTWKDMSLAEKRPYMQEAECLRVQHTIDHPKYKYRPRRKKQLKKGPKTLPVEALVPLNYLIQNHCHQHQAYPNTAIYPNSQAYFSHMPGTFPNRSNYSDPSATFPNKLLEYSNTGTYPAEPHPYYSTQHGLQQCEVPSPAYAVSHWEQGDFMAQGLQLFSSTDLSLELYLEQIHLDMLYDLDRSEFEQYLSPPPCRPEPMESSYHQQGRPELCHLPYMAKI; encoded by the exons ATGTACTTTGATCGGATCCCCCCACATTCCGATCTTTGCATAACGAAAGCCATGTTTGAAAGCGACGAGTTCTGCGGTGCGTCTTTCCAGAGTGAGCAGATGCCCGAGACGCAGTCCCTCGGCTCTGTCCCATCCAGTCATCTCTCGGTCAACTCCGACTCCAGCTGCTCTAGTCCTGAGCCGAAACCATTGGCAGAGCCACGGGTCAGAAGGCCGCTGAACGCCTTTATTATCTGGACCAAGGAGGAACGCAGACGTCTTGCCAAACTCAACCCTGAACTAGAGAACAAGGAACTCAGCAAAATGCTCG GTAAAACTTGGAAGGACATGTCTCTGGCGGAGAAGCGGCCCTACATGCAGGAAGCAGAGTGCCTGAGAGTACAGCACACCATCGACCACCCCAAGTACAAGTACCGGCCCCGCAGGAAGAAGCAGCTGAAGAAGGGCCCCAAAACCCTACCTGTGGAGGCCCTGGTCCCTCTCAACTACCTAATCCAGAACCATTGCCATCAGCATCAAGCTTACCCAAACACAGCCATCTACCCAAACTCCCAGGCATACTTCTCCCATATGCCCGGGACCTTCCCAAACAGGTCAAATTACTCAGACCCATCAGCCACATTCCCTAACAAGCTTCTAGAATACTCTAACACAGGGACATACCCAGCAGAGCCTCACCCATACTACTCTACCCAGCATGGGCTGCAGCAGTGTGAGGTCCCCAGCCCAGCCTATGCTGTGTCTCATTGGGAGCAGGGGGACTTCATGGCCCAGGGCCTCCAGTTGTTCTCctccactgacctctctctggaGCTCTATCTGGAGCAGATTCACCTAGATATGCTGTATGATCTGGACCGCAGTGAGTTTGAACAGTACCTGAGCCCGCCCCCATGCAGGCCTGAGCCAATGGAGTCCAGTTATCACCAGCAAGGCAGGCCTGAACTATGTCATTTGCCATATATGGCAAAGATTTGA